Proteins found in one Pseudomonas marvdashtae genomic segment:
- a CDS encoding methyl-accepting chemotaxis protein, translating into MQTLKALYESIEMQFFDTLTKKLSSLFLLVLVSGLLYWVALSARADIVLQLRTAQLDGALLGQIEERLDSLTHALLFGAFLTLGMISFMVWYFRHLIVRPVTAMTKALEEIANGEGDLSKDLPLVTHDEIRTLAATCNRFLAKQREIISNVQALTVHIAVESARSLKNISDSSDSATHQARFAKEVMDQSNTAVGRIEEVSRQTQGISGTTAQNLSMARDSYAELLEVTGNISEISTSLGEFATLVDALNQRSSSIKSIVGLIQQISAQTNLLALNAAIEAARAGESGRGFAVVADEVRTLAQNVSRATDDISRDIDAMLQEVSSTHQQTTQISHSARETQKVVERASGHFESMIIDFESTNGKLADIADHIQQFADTNTGINERVTQIHADSQSIDQRMQQSATATRDLSGVAEKVQTLLGRFVLGHGKLDAAITRASQCRDTLQVRLGALQDEGLNLFDQSYKLIPGTDPKQYMTSYTERFARVCQEECDKLTRSTPGGKVSFIVDTKGYCPVNNSWVSKPPTGDRAVDLPVCRNKRIFNDPIGLRAAGNVQRFLLQTYLRDTGEIMTEIDVPFFFGGRHWGNLRVGFDAAVLLAD; encoded by the coding sequence ATGCAGACGTTAAAGGCCTTGTATGAGTCTATCGAGATGCAGTTTTTCGATACCCTCACCAAAAAGCTCTCAAGCCTTTTCCTGCTGGTCCTGGTCAGTGGCCTGCTGTATTGGGTGGCCCTCAGTGCCCGCGCCGACATTGTGCTGCAGTTGCGCACCGCTCAACTGGACGGCGCTTTGCTGGGACAAATCGAAGAGCGGCTCGACAGCCTCACTCATGCCTTGCTCTTCGGCGCGTTCCTGACGCTCGGCATGATCAGCTTCATGGTCTGGTATTTTCGCCACCTCATCGTGCGCCCCGTCACGGCCATGACCAAGGCCCTGGAAGAGATCGCCAATGGCGAAGGTGACTTGTCCAAGGACCTGCCGCTGGTGACCCACGATGAGATCCGCACCCTGGCCGCGACTTGCAACCGTTTCCTGGCCAAGCAGCGCGAGATCATCAGTAACGTCCAGGCATTGACGGTGCACATCGCCGTCGAGTCGGCCCGCTCGCTGAAAAACATCAGCGACTCCAGCGACAGCGCTACTCACCAGGCACGCTTCGCCAAGGAAGTTATGGACCAGAGCAACACCGCCGTAGGCCGTATCGAAGAGGTTTCGCGCCAGACCCAGGGTATTTCGGGGACCACCGCGCAGAACCTGAGCATGGCCCGTGATTCCTACGCCGAGCTGCTGGAAGTGACCGGCAACATCAGCGAGATCTCCACCAGCCTCGGCGAGTTCGCCACGCTGGTGGATGCCTTGAACCAGCGCTCCTCGAGCATCAAGTCGATTGTCGGGCTGATCCAGCAAATTTCCGCCCAGACCAACCTGTTGGCCCTCAACGCCGCCATTGAAGCGGCGCGCGCCGGGGAAAGTGGCCGTGGTTTCGCCGTCGTGGCCGATGAAGTGCGCACCTTGGCGCAGAACGTCAGCCGCGCCACCGACGATATTTCGCGCGACATCGACGCGATGCTCCAGGAAGTCAGCTCCACCCACCAGCAGACGACCCAGATCAGCCACAGCGCCCGGGAAACCCAGAAAGTCGTGGAGCGCGCCTCCGGTCATTTCGAAAGCATGATCATCGACTTCGAATCCACCAACGGCAAACTCGCCGACATCGCCGACCACATCCAGCAGTTTGCCGACACCAACACCGGCATCAACGAACGGGTCACCCAGATCCACGCCGATAGCCAGTCCATCGACCAGCGCATGCAGCAATCGGCGACGGCTACTCGCGACCTGTCCGGCGTTGCTGAAAAGGTCCAGACGCTGTTGGGTCGCTTTGTGCTCGGCCACGGCAAGCTGGACGCCGCCATCACCCGCGCCAGCCAATGCCGCGACACGCTCCAGGTGCGTCTGGGGGCGCTGCAAGACGAGGGCCTCAACCTGTTCGACCAGAGCTACAAACTGATTCCGGGTACAGATCCCAAGCAATACATGACCAGCTACACCGAGCGCTTTGCCCGGGTCTGCCAAGAAGAATGCGACAAGCTCACCCGCAGCACGCCAGGTGGCAAGGTTTCGTTCATTGTCGATACGAAGGGCTACTGCCCGGTCAACAACAGCTGGGTTTCCAAGCCACCGACCGGCGACCGTGCGGTGGACTTGCCGGTTTGCCGCAACAAGCGGATCTTCAACGACCCGATCGGCCTGCGCGCGGCGGGCAACGTCCAGCGCTTCCTGCTGCAGACCTACCTGCGCGATACCGGGGAAATCATGACCGAGATCGACGTACCGTTCTTCTTCGGCGGCCGCCACTGGGGTAACTTGCGGGTAGGTTTCGATGCGGCGGTGTTGTTGGCGGACTGA
- a CDS encoding YbdD/YjiX family protein — translation MFNDLSRLGKYLGQAARLMVGMPDYDNYVEHMQTKHPDKPLMDYEAFFRERQEARYGGKGGPKCC, via the coding sequence ATGTTCAATGACTTGAGTCGCCTCGGTAAATACCTCGGTCAGGCCGCGCGCCTGATGGTCGGCATGCCCGACTACGACAACTACGTCGAGCACATGCAAACCAAGCACCCGGACAAACCGCTGATGGACTACGAGGCGTTCTTCCGAGAACGCCAGGAGGCCCGTTACGGTGGCAAGGGTGGGCCCAAGTGTTGTTGA
- a CDS encoding carbon starvation CstA family protein produces MTTRLVKHLAWFAVAVLGACALSVVALRRGEPINALWIVVAAVAIYLVAYRYYSLFIANNVMQLDARRATPAVLNNDGLDFVPTNKHILFGHHFAAIAGAGPLVGPVLAAQMGYLPGTLWLIAGVVLAGAVQDFMVLFLSTRRNGRSLGDMVREEMGRIPGTIALFGCFLIMIIILAVLALIVVKALAESPWGIFTVMATIPIAMFMGIYMRYIRPGRIGEISLIGVLLLLGSIWLGGQVAADPVWAKAFTFTGVQITWMLIGYGFVAAVLPIWLILAPRDYLSTFLKIGTIIALAIGILVTMPELKMPALTQFTDGTGPVWKGGLFPFLFITIACGAVSGFHALISSGTTPKMLDNEVNARYIGYGGMLMESFVAIMAMVAASVIEPGVYFAMNSPAAIVGGDVVAVAQTISGWGFAITPEALQAVAKDIGETTILARAGGAPTLAVGIAQILHSVLPGENTMAFWYHFAILFEALFILTAVDAGTRAGRFMLQDLLGSFVPALKRTESWTANLIATAGCVALWGYLLYQGVIDPLGGINTLWPLFGISNQMLAGIALMLATVVLIKMKRQRYVWVTLLPAAWLLICTTTAGLIKLFDANPAIGFLALARKYNDALAAGQILAPAKSIEQMQHVVFNAYTNATLTVLFLLVVFSILFYALKVGIAAWGTKERTDKEAPFQALPDA; encoded by the coding sequence ATGACAACCCGTCTGGTTAAACACCTCGCCTGGTTTGCCGTGGCTGTTCTGGGAGCTTGTGCGCTGAGTGTCGTGGCCTTGCGCCGCGGAGAGCCGATCAACGCCCTCTGGATCGTCGTCGCAGCCGTGGCCATTTACCTGGTCGCCTACCGCTACTACAGCCTCTTCATCGCCAACAACGTAATGCAACTCGATGCGCGCCGGGCCACGCCCGCCGTGCTCAACAACGATGGCCTGGACTTTGTCCCGACCAACAAACACATTCTTTTCGGCCACCACTTCGCGGCCATTGCCGGCGCGGGTCCGCTGGTCGGGCCGGTGCTGGCGGCGCAGATGGGCTATCTGCCCGGCACGCTCTGGCTGATCGCCGGCGTGGTGCTGGCCGGTGCGGTGCAGGACTTCATGGTCCTGTTCCTGTCCACCCGCCGCAACGGTCGCTCCCTGGGCGACATGGTGCGCGAGGAAATGGGCCGCATCCCCGGCACCATCGCGCTGTTCGGCTGCTTCCTGATCATGATCATCATCCTCGCGGTGCTGGCGCTGATCGTGGTCAAGGCCCTGGCCGAGAGCCCGTGGGGCATTTTCACGGTGATGGCGACCATCCCGATCGCGATGTTCATGGGCATCTATATGCGCTACATCCGCCCGGGCCGCATCGGTGAAATCTCCCTCATCGGCGTGCTGTTGCTGCTGGGCTCGATCTGGCTCGGTGGCCAGGTTGCCGCGGACCCGGTCTGGGCCAAGGCCTTCACCTTCACCGGCGTGCAAATCACCTGGATGCTGATCGGCTATGGCTTCGTCGCTGCGGTGTTGCCGATCTGGCTGATCCTGGCGCCGCGGGACTACCTGTCCACGTTCCTCAAGATCGGTACCATCATCGCCCTGGCGATCGGCATCCTGGTCACCATGCCCGAGCTGAAAATGCCGGCGCTGACCCAGTTCACCGACGGCACGGGACCGGTGTGGAAGGGCGGGTTGTTCCCGTTCCTGTTCATCACCATTGCCTGCGGCGCGGTCTCGGGTTTCCATGCGCTGATCTCTTCCGGCACCACGCCGAAGATGCTGGATAACGAAGTCAACGCCCGCTACATCGGTTACGGCGGCATGTTGATGGAGTCGTTCGTGGCGATCATGGCGATGGTCGCCGCTTCGGTGATCGAGCCGGGCGTGTACTTCGCCATGAACAGCCCGGCGGCGATCGTCGGCGGTGACGTGGTGGCCGTGGCGCAAACCATCAGCGGCTGGGGCTTTGCAATCACCCCCGAGGCGCTGCAAGCGGTGGCCAAGGACATCGGCGAGACCACCATCCTGGCCCGCGCCGGCGGTGCGCCGACCCTGGCGGTGGGTATCGCGCAGATCCTCCACTCGGTACTGCCGGGTGAGAACACCATGGCGTTCTGGTACCACTTCGCGATCCTGTTCGAAGCGCTGTTCATCCTCACGGCAGTAGACGCCGGCACCCGTGCCGGGCGGTTCATGCTGCAGGATCTGCTGGGCTCGTTCGTGCCGGCCCTCAAGCGCACCGAATCCTGGACCGCCAACCTGATCGCCACCGCCGGCTGCGTCGCGCTGTGGGGTTACTTGCTGTACCAGGGCGTGATCGATCCGCTGGGCGGCATCAACACCTTGTGGCCGCTGTTCGGCATCTCCAACCAGATGCTGGCCGGTATCGCCCTGATGCTCGCCACCGTGGTGCTGATCAAGATGAAGCGCCAGCGCTACGTCTGGGTCACGCTGCTGCCGGCGGCCTGGCTGCTGATCTGCACCACCACCGCGGGCCTGATCAAGCTGTTCGACGCCAACCCGGCGATCGGCTTCCTGGCCCTGGCGCGCAAATACAACGATGCCCTGGCCGCCGGCCAGATCCTGGCCCCGGCCAAGAGCATCGAGCAGATGCAGCACGTGGTGTTCAACGCCTACACCAACGCAACGCTGACGGTGTTGTTCCTGCTTGTGGTCTTCAGCATCCTGTTCTACGCGCTCAAGGTCGGCATCGCCGCCTGGGGCACGAAAGAACGCACGGACAAAGAAGCGCCATTCCAGGCCCTGCCGGACGCTTGA
- a CDS encoding cache domain-containing protein, whose translation MLLKHKIVALGILPLVLAITVIGALVISLNRQLGDQQAQLIEDSILASKRAELKNYVEMAQSLIAPLYDDGKGDARAQQQVLEELRKLSFGINGYFFVYDRQGRSLMHARQSELVGQYLWDMKDPQGLPVIQALLKSAESGEGFQRYAWNKPSSGQVTDKLAYVVMLDRWGWMLGTGIYLEDVERATQQARDEVAQGIHTTMQAIAAIALVAVLLVFAGGITLNVSEHRLADKKLQRLNQRIVSLQEEERSRVSRELHDGISQLLVSIKFQFELASHVLENGQENGLGILKNATDRLGEAIGEIRSISHDLRSSLLDTLGLPAAIGQLAAEFEQRSGLEVAYRSNEFDCRLENGAPVSLFRIAQEALTNIERHAGAKRVAITLFGSSQSLRLTVVDDGMGFNVPQVERGHTGIGLRNIRERVEHFGGRLELTSVPGRSELDILLPMTMPATES comes from the coding sequence ATGCTGCTCAAACACAAGATCGTCGCCCTCGGGATTTTGCCGCTGGTCCTGGCGATTACCGTTATTGGTGCCTTGGTCATCTCGCTCAACCGCCAGCTGGGCGATCAACAGGCGCAACTGATCGAAGACAGTATCCTGGCGAGCAAACGCGCCGAGCTGAAGAACTACGTGGAAATGGCCCAGAGCTTGATCGCCCCGCTTTACGACGACGGCAAGGGCGACGCACGGGCGCAGCAACAGGTATTGGAAGAACTGCGCAAGCTCAGCTTTGGCATCAACGGTTATTTTTTCGTCTACGACCGGCAGGGTCGCAGCCTGATGCACGCCCGCCAATCGGAGCTGGTGGGGCAATACCTCTGGGACATGAAAGATCCGCAAGGCCTGCCCGTGATCCAGGCGTTGCTCAAGAGTGCCGAATCAGGCGAGGGCTTCCAGCGTTATGCCTGGAACAAGCCCTCCTCCGGACAAGTGACCGACAAGCTCGCCTACGTCGTGATGCTGGATCGCTGGGGCTGGATGCTCGGCACCGGGATCTATCTGGAGGACGTCGAACGCGCCACCCAGCAGGCACGCGACGAAGTAGCCCAAGGCATCCACACCACCATGCAGGCCATCGCCGCCATTGCGCTGGTGGCGGTGCTGCTGGTATTTGCCGGCGGCATCACCCTCAATGTCAGCGAACATCGCCTGGCCGACAAGAAGCTCCAGCGTCTGAACCAGCGCATCGTCAGCTTGCAGGAAGAAGAACGCTCACGGGTGTCTCGCGAGCTTCACGACGGCATCAGCCAACTATTGGTGTCGATCAAATTCCAATTCGAACTGGCCAGCCATGTGCTCGAAAATGGCCAGGAAAACGGCCTGGGCATCCTGAAAAACGCCACGGATCGCCTGGGTGAAGCCATCGGTGAAATCCGCAGCATCTCCCACGACTTGCGCTCTTCATTGCTCGACACCCTGGGCCTGCCGGCCGCCATCGGCCAGCTCGCGGCAGAATTCGAGCAGCGCAGTGGCCTGGAGGTTGCCTACCGGAGCAACGAATTCGATTGTCGCCTGGAAAACGGCGCCCCCGTCTCGCTGTTCCGCATTGCCCAGGAAGCGCTGACCAACATCGAGCGACACGCCGGGGCGAAACGTGTCGCCATCACCCTGTTCGGCTCGAGCCAGTCCTTGCGACTGACCGTGGTCGACGATGGGATGGGCTTCAACGTCCCGCAGGTCGAACGTGGCCATACGGGGATCGGCCTGCGTAATATCCGCGAACGGGTCGAGCATTTCGGCGGACGGCTGGAACTGACATCGGTACCGGGACGAAGCGAACTGGATATCCTGTTGCCCATGACCATGCCCGCCACGGAAAGCTGA
- a CDS encoding response regulator codes for MNLPAAIRVALVDDHSLVRDGIRALLSVMPRLDVVGEAENGVQAIEMVERCQPDLLLMDIGLKDMNGLELTRLLGKQYPSLKILILSMYDNHEYISESVRAGASGYVLKNSPSKEIVAAIEAIISGGTFYSAEIAQRLATDPNTDSELTPRESQVLAKMVQGLNNKEMARELDISVRTVETHRLSIRRKLNIDKPAALVKYAIDHGLISR; via the coding sequence ATGAACCTGCCTGCGGCTATACGCGTCGCGTTGGTCGACGACCATTCCCTGGTCCGCGACGGTATCCGAGCCCTGCTGTCGGTCATGCCCCGGCTGGACGTGGTCGGCGAAGCGGAGAATGGCGTGCAAGCGATCGAAATGGTGGAGCGCTGCCAGCCGGACCTGCTGCTGATGGACATCGGCCTCAAGGACATGAACGGCCTGGAGCTTACCCGGCTGCTGGGCAAGCAGTACCCCAGCCTCAAGATCCTGATCTTGAGCATGTACGACAATCATGAATACATCAGCGAATCGGTGCGCGCCGGTGCCAGCGGCTATGTCCTGAAGAATTCACCGTCCAAGGAAATCGTCGCCGCCATCGAAGCCATCATCAGCGGCGGCACTTTCTACAGCGCCGAGATTGCCCAGCGCCTCGCCACCGACCCGAACACCGACAGCGAGCTGACGCCGCGCGAAAGCCAGGTCCTGGCGAAAATGGTCCAGGGGCTGAACAACAAGGAAATGGCCCGGGAACTGGACATCAGCGTGCGCACCGTCGAAACCCATCGCCTGAGCATCCGCCGCAAGCTCAACATCGATAAACCCGCCGCCTTGGTGAAATACGCGATCGACCATGGGCTTATTTCGCGCTGA
- a CDS encoding transporter substrate-binding domain-containing protein: MKTITSTMTFCGLLAFSASALAEPTPSHLDQVLQQGELRVCTTGDYKPYTYKAESGEYEGIDIDMARSLATSLGVKVQWVQTSWKTLMPDMLAGKCDVGMGGISVTLERQKKAFFSSTLDVDGKIPLVRCEDQSRYQTIEQMNQPSVRLVEPAGGTNEAFVRAFLPKGQLAFHDNVTIFQELLEKRADVMITDASEALYQQKLKPGLCAVNPSRYLQYGEKAYLLPRDDTTWKMYVDQWLHLSKANGSYQKVIGQWLAVPAGQ, from the coding sequence ATGAAAACCATAACAAGCACGATGACGTTCTGTGGCCTGCTCGCGTTCAGCGCCAGCGCCTTGGCCGAGCCAACCCCTTCGCACCTGGACCAGGTGCTGCAACAAGGTGAACTGCGGGTGTGCACCACGGGCGACTACAAGCCCTACACCTACAAGGCCGAATCGGGTGAATACGAAGGCATCGACATTGACATGGCGCGTTCGCTGGCTACCAGCCTGGGCGTCAAGGTGCAATGGGTGCAGACCAGTTGGAAGACGCTGATGCCGGACATGCTGGCGGGCAAATGCGATGTCGGGATGGGCGGGATTTCGGTGACGCTGGAACGCCAGAAGAAAGCCTTTTTCAGCAGCACCCTGGACGTCGACGGCAAGATTCCCCTGGTGCGTTGCGAAGACCAGTCGCGCTACCAGACCATCGAACAGATGAACCAGCCTTCGGTGCGTCTGGTCGAGCCGGCCGGAGGCACCAACGAAGCGTTCGTGCGGGCGTTCCTGCCCAAGGGCCAACTCGCTTTCCACGACAACGTGACGATCTTCCAGGAGCTGCTGGAGAAACGCGCCGACGTGATGATCACCGACGCCTCGGAAGCGCTTTACCAACAGAAACTCAAGCCGGGTCTGTGCGCCGTGAACCCGAGCCGTTACTTGCAATATGGCGAGAAGGCCTACCTGCTGCCCCGTGACGACACCACCTGGAAAATGTACGTCGACCAGTGGCTGCATTTGAGCAAGGCCAATGGCAGCTATCAAAAGGTAATTGGCCAGTGGTTGGCGGTGCCTGCAGGCCAGTGA
- a CDS encoding DUF294 nucleotidyltransferase-like domain-containing protein has protein sequence MQIELLEISEHLHRFPPFDALPQETLEDIARRVEVAYFKAGSPILEAGAAIRDLHYVRSGAVEIYRRSGELYNRLMEGDIFGQAGLLRSNKVRFPAKALEDSLIYFIPADVFAQLCERHDSFADFVEAEGHSRLKSAVEAQGRASELIQLKSRALISRDLVWITPQTTVQEAAQLMTEQSVSCVVVLEPAGKSPEQMLGIVTDRDLRTRVVAANRSGDTTIGEVMSSDPVAIQADDSLFEAMLCMLRGNIHHLPVVHKGRTLGLINLSDIIRHESQSSLYLVNSISNQTSVEGLRSLLRDLRGTYIRMVRDGATAHMIGSAISGIGRAFTQRLLELAERELGPPPVPYCFMALGSMARDEQLLVTDQDNALVLDDRFDPALHDEYFRALAEFVSDGLAQCGYSYCKGGIMATNAQWRQPLRVWRGYFTQWIEKPKAATLLNCCIFFDLDGVYGELSMVESLKALCAEKSRTTPPFLAAMARNALNRTPPLGFFRTFVMETDGEQKQIINLKGRGTAPLTDLIRIHALACGSTAQNSFDRLDAISHTQLVQPEAVEHLRYALEFLSMVRIRHQVEAIEQGLKPDNYIEPERFSSTERHNLKEAFQVLSNAQKFLRFRYPGHARPPR, from the coding sequence ATGCAGATCGAATTATTGGAAATCAGTGAGCACCTTCATCGTTTTCCCCCATTCGATGCCCTGCCCCAAGAAACCTTGGAAGACATTGCCCGGCGTGTCGAAGTCGCCTATTTCAAAGCCGGTAGCCCGATCCTCGAGGCGGGCGCGGCCATCCGTGACTTGCATTACGTACGCAGCGGCGCCGTCGAGATTTATCGGCGCAGCGGCGAGCTGTATAACCGCCTGATGGAGGGGGATATCTTTGGTCAGGCAGGCTTGCTGCGCAGCAATAAGGTGCGTTTTCCGGCCAAGGCCCTGGAAGACAGCCTGATCTATTTCATCCCGGCGGACGTTTTCGCCCAATTGTGCGAGCGGCACGATAGCTTCGCCGATTTCGTCGAAGCCGAAGGCCATTCCAGGCTCAAGTCAGCCGTCGAGGCCCAGGGGCGGGCAAGCGAACTGATCCAGCTCAAATCCCGCGCATTGATTTCCAGGGATCTGGTCTGGATTACGCCGCAAACCACTGTCCAGGAAGCCGCACAGCTGATGACCGAGCAAAGCGTTTCCTGCGTCGTGGTCCTGGAACCCGCCGGGAAGAGCCCCGAGCAAATGCTTGGCATCGTCACCGACCGGGACCTGCGCACCCGCGTAGTGGCCGCCAACCGCAGCGGCGACACCACCATCGGCGAGGTGATGTCGAGCGATCCAGTGGCCATCCAGGCCGATGATTCGTTGTTCGAGGCGATGCTGTGCATGCTCAGAGGCAACATCCACCACCTTCCGGTGGTGCATAAGGGCCGTACGCTGGGCTTGATCAACCTGTCGGACATCATCCGGCACGAGTCCCAGAGTAGCCTGTACCTGGTCAATAGCATTTCCAACCAGACCAGCGTCGAAGGCCTGCGCTCTCTGTTGCGCGATCTGCGCGGCACTTACATTCGCATGGTGCGCGACGGCGCAACCGCGCACATGATCGGCAGCGCAATCTCGGGCATTGGCCGCGCGTTCACCCAGCGTCTGCTTGAATTGGCCGAGCGGGAGCTGGGGCCACCACCGGTTCCGTACTGTTTCATGGCCCTGGGCTCCATGGCGCGAGACGAACAACTGCTGGTCACCGACCAGGACAACGCCCTGGTGCTGGACGATCGTTTCGACCCGGCCCTGCATGACGAATACTTTCGTGCCCTGGCTGAGTTCGTCAGCGATGGGCTGGCCCAGTGCGGCTACAGCTATTGCAAGGGCGGGATCATGGCGACCAATGCCCAATGGCGGCAACCGTTGCGCGTCTGGCGTGGCTATTTCACACAGTGGATCGAAAAACCGAAAGCGGCCACCCTGCTCAACTGCTGCATTTTTTTTGACCTGGACGGGGTCTACGGCGAACTGTCCATGGTTGAATCGCTCAAGGCACTCTGTGCAGAGAAGTCCCGGACCACGCCGCCTTTCCTGGCAGCGATGGCGCGCAATGCACTGAATCGCACGCCCCCCTTGGGTTTCTTCCGCACATTCGTGATGGAGACGGATGGCGAGCAAAAACAGATCATCAATCTCAAGGGCCGTGGCACGGCGCCCCTCACGGACCTGATCCGCATCCACGCGCTGGCGTGCGGGAGCACCGCACAAAACTCCTTTGATCGACTCGACGCCATCAGCCATACGCAGCTGGTACAACCCGAGGCCGTCGAGCATCTGCGCTACGCACTGGAGTTTCTGTCCATGGTGCGCATACGGCATCAGGTCGAAGCCATCGAACAGGGCCTCAAACCGGACAATTACATCGAACCCGAGCGCTTCTCCAGCACTGAACGACACAACCTCAAGGAAGCGTTCCAGGTGTTGAGCAATGCACAAAAATTCCTGCGTTTCCGTTATCCCGGTCACGCCCGGCCACCACGATGA
- a CDS encoding 3'-5' exonuclease: MSAPRNPTEQTMPDWAARFEQLAQHARHPLLQRFYQAGVASGQTPLEQVELLAMDLETTGLNARSDSIVSIGLMPFTLKRIRCGEALYWVIKPSQLSNESVTFHRITHADVRHAPRLPDVMEDLLEAMTGRIMVVHYRAIERNFLDEAFRRHLGEGLQFPIIDTMQLEARQVRGHRSWLDRLLRRPPASIRLADSRLRYQLPPYHAHHALTDALATAELLQAQVATHYSPCIAVGQLWD; the protein is encoded by the coding sequence ATGAGCGCCCCACGAAACCCGACGGAACAGACGATGCCGGACTGGGCGGCGCGCTTCGAACAACTGGCGCAGCACGCCCGACATCCCCTGTTGCAGCGTTTCTACCAAGCCGGCGTGGCCAGCGGCCAGACCCCGCTGGAACAAGTTGAGTTGCTGGCAATGGACTTGGAAACCACCGGCCTGAACGCCCGCAGCGACAGCATTGTCAGCATTGGCCTGATGCCCTTCACGCTCAAGCGAATACGTTGTGGCGAAGCCTTGTACTGGGTCATCAAACCCTCGCAACTGTCTAATGAGTCAGTGACGTTTCACCGCATTACCCACGCCGACGTACGCCATGCTCCCCGGTTACCGGACGTGATGGAGGATCTTCTGGAGGCGATGACGGGTCGAATCATGGTCGTGCATTATCGGGCCATCGAGCGCAACTTTCTGGATGAGGCGTTTCGTCGCCACCTTGGAGAGGGCCTGCAATTTCCGATCATTGACACCATGCAGCTGGAGGCACGGCAGGTTCGAGGGCATCGCAGTTGGCTGGATCGACTGCTGCGGCGACCGCCCGCCTCCATCCGGTTGGCGGACTCTCGCTTGCGATATCAACTACCGCCCTACCACGCCCACCATGCATTGACCGATGCGCTGGCCACGGCCGAGCTGCTGCAAGCGCAGGTAGCGACTCACTACAGCCCGTGCATCGCCGTCGGGCAACTCTGGGACTGA